Genomic DNA from Longimicrobiales bacterium:
TGAAGACCACCATGTCCGGCAGCGTCGCCATCATCTTGCGGTAGTCCAGCGGCACGATGCCGCCGGTGTTCTCTCCGAGGTAGTACTCGCTCTGCACCAGCACGAACTCGCGCGCCTCGGGCAGCGGTTCCGGCGGGTCGACGATGAGCGCACCGTACATCCCGGTCCCGATGTGCATGAGCACGGGCGCGGTGCCGCAGTGATACATGAACGCCCCCGCATACTTCGGCTGGAAGGTGAAGGACACCGACTGCCCCTTTGCGACCGAGCGGAATGCAACCTTGGGATCGACCTGCGCCGCGTGGAAGTCCATCGAGTGCGCGACCTCGCCCTCGTTGGTCAGCGTGAACTCGACGGTGTCGCCCTGGCGCACGCGCAGGATCGGCCCCGGGACGTCGCCCTCGAACGTCCACGCAGCGACCACCATGTTGTTCGACACGCGGACGGGCACCTCCTGCGCCCGCCAGTGCACCTGGTGCGTCCGCTGATCCGACGGCGGCGGCAGCTCGGGGTCGTAGCGCCGGTACGGAATCGTGGCTGGATCCACGTTGGCGCTCGTGAGCGGGTCGTGATCCCCGACAATGGCGGTGTCGAGGCGGCTGCTGCTGTTGAAGCTGCCCGCGTCGGGCTGCTGGTCCGCACCGGGCGCCTGCTGCCGGCCCGCGCGCGGGTTGCACGCCGCGGCCGCCGCCGCTGCTACCGGCAGCCCCGCCAGGAATGTGCGGCGACTGAATCTTCGTTCTACGCGCTCCAGGAGGTCGGACAGAAGGGGGACGCTTGACTGTCGCATTCCGTGCTCCGTTTCAGTGGGAACTGGCGCCCCGGCAAGGGGCAAGAGGTATTCCAGCGTCGGTTGCCGTGCGTGTCACGGTGTGCTACCAGTGTACGGTCTGCATGCGACGTCCGCGCAAGGGCACGAACGTCCATCGCGAGATCCCAGCCACCTCTGACCGCGAGCGTCCCATGAGCAGGTGCATTGCCGCCAGCCGCCGTCGCTTCGTCCTGAGCGTACTCGCCGGTGCACTCGTGACTGCTGCTGCACCAGCGGCTGCGCATGCGCAGAATTCGTCGCCGCTGCATGCGCACGTCGATGCGGCGGCTGCACGGGTGAACGACCGCGTCGTTGCATGGCGCCGCGACATCCATCAGAACCCGGAGCTCGGCAACCGCGAGTTCCGCACGGCGAAGCTCGTCGCCGATCACCTGCGCTCGCTCGGGCTCGAGGTGCAGACGGAGATTGCGCACACCGGCGTCGTAGGCATGCTGCGCGGCGGCAGGCCCGGCCCGCTCGTCGCGCTGCGCGCCGACATGGACGCGCTGCCTGTCACGGAGATGGTCGACCTGCCGTTCGCGTCGAAGGTGCGCACGGAGTACAACGGGCAGGAGGTCGGTGTCATGCATGCGTGCGGGCATGACAACCACGTTGCGATCCTCATGGGCGTGGCCGAGGTGCTGGCCGGCATGAAGGCGGACCTTCCGGGCGACGTGATGTTCATCTTCCAGCCGGCCGAGGAAGGTGCGCCCGCCGGCGAGGAGGGGGGCGCGGCGCTGATGCTGGAGGAGGGGCTGTTCGCGCAGGAAAAGCCCGCCGCCGTGTTCGGCCTGCACGTCACACCGCTGCCGGTCGGCACGATCGCGTACCGCGCCGGCGGCATCATGGCCGCGTCGGACACGTGGCGCATGGTCGTGCGCGGCAAGCAGACGCACGGGGCGTATCCCTGGGGAGGCGTCGACCCGATCGTCACCGCGTCGCAGATCGTGCTCGGGCTGCAGACGGTCGTCAGCCGGCAGTCGGACCTGACCAAGGCGCCCGCCGTGGTCACCGTCGGCCAGTTCACGGGCGGGCTGCGCAGCAACATCATCCCCGATACGGTCGTGATGGTCGGCACGATCCGGACCCTCGATCCGGAGATGCGCACGGATGTGCACGAGCGCGTCCGTCGCACGGCGGAGCACATCGCGGCCTCCCAGGGTGCAACGGTCGACGTCGATATCAACCTCGGCTACCCGGTCACGTTCAACGACCCGGAGCTCACTGCCTGGGCACTGCCCACCCTGCAGCGCGTGACCGGAGGCAAGGCCATCGAGCGACCGGCGGTGCTCGGCGCGGAAGACTTCTCGTATTACGCGCAGGAGACGCCCGGGCTCTTCGTATGGCTGGGCATCACGCCGGAAGGGCAGGACCCCGCAACGGCGGCGTCGAACCATTCACCGCTGTTCTTCGCCGACGAAGCTGCACTCCCCGTCGGCGTGCGCGCGCTCGCCAACCTCGCCGTCGATTACATGAGTGCGCACGGCAACACCACTTCGCAGGAAGAGTGATGGACGTCTTCGATGCAATAGAGAGCAGGCGCTCGATCAAGCGCTTCACGGATCGGCCCGTCAGCCGGGAGGACGTGCTCCGTCTTCTCGAGGCGTTCACGCGCGCGCCGAACCATCGCATGACACAGCCCTGGCGCTTCTACGTGATGGGGCCCGAGGCGCGGCGGCAGTACGGCATGGCGCTGGGCGCGCGCAAGGCACGCAAGGTGGAGGATCCGGCAGCAGCACAGGCGGTCCGCGAGAAGGTCGCACGCGAGCAGGAAGCCGTGCCCGCCATGATTGCCGTTACCATGGTGCAGGACGACAACCCGGAAGTGCGTGAGGAGGACTACGCCGCGATCTTCATGGGGCTGCAGAACCTGTCGCTTGCGGCGGAAGCCATGGGCCTGGGAACGCACATCAAGACGGGCGCCGTGATGGATGACCCGGATGCCCGCGGCGCAGCGGGCGTGCGGGAAGGTGAGCGCATCGTCGCGCTCGTCCACGTGGGGGAGCCGGCGCTGGTGCCGGATGCCAAGCCGCGGACGGATGCGGGGGAGCTGACGACATGGCTGAACTGACCGTCGCTGTCCCTTCATGAGAAAATGACGGCCCCGCGGATGCTGCCGCGGGGCCGTCGTTCATTCCGTGCGACCTCACCTGGCCTGGGCCGGATCGTACGCCGGCGTCGGCACGAGGTCGGTCCACCACAGACGCGCCGTCGCCTGACCCGCACCGACATTGCTTCGGACCTGAACGCGGGGCCGGTCGTCTTTACCCCCGCCGCCCTCGTGGATAGGTTGCAGGTCCTACGGTGCCCCGATCGTCACCACTGTCCCGGCCGGATGACCATGCTGCGACTGCACTCCTACGCGTACGACCGACCGAAGTCGCTCGAGGAGGCCCTGCGCATCATCGCGGCGAATCCCGGCGCAGCAATGCCGATTGCCGGCGGCACGGACCTGATGCCGAACATGAAGCATCAGCTCTTCACGCCGAAGCGGCTGGTCGCGCTGCGTCAGATTCCGGAGCTGCACGGCATCCGCGTCGAGAACGACGAGCTGGTCATTGGCGCGGCCGAAACGCTGACGTCGATTTCCCTGCATCCACTCGTGCGCCAGCACGCGCCGTCGCTCGCGCGCGCGGCCGGCCTGGTCGCGGGACCGCAGCTCCGCAACATGGGCACGATCGGCGGCAACCTCTGCCTCGACACCCGCTGCACGTACTACAACCAGACGTACTTCTGGCGCGAGGCGCTGGGCTTCTGCCTGAAGAAGGACGGCGAGGTCTGCCACGTGACACGGGTCGGAAAGAAGTGTGTCGCGGCCCACTCCGCGGACACGCCCCCGGCACTCATGACCATCGGCGGCGTCGTCGACCTGGCGAGCGCGGATGGCGAGCGTTCACTGCCCGTCGCGGAATTCTTCGTCGCCGATGGCATCGAGAACACGCTGCGCGGCTGGAACGAGCTGGTCACACGTGTGCGCGTGCCGCTCGCGAAGCCCGGCACGCGTGCGACGTACGTGAAGCTGCGGCAGCGTGCGTCGATCGATTTTCCGCTGCTCTCGATTGCGGTGGCCGGCGACTTCGAAGGCGACGTCGTCCGGGACCTGCGGATCGTCGTGAGTGCGCTCGGCTCGCGGCCGCGTCAGCTCAGCGGGCTGGAAAAGATTGCTGCGGGCCAGCGGTTGACTGCCGAGGTCGTCGACGCGGTTGCAGAGCGCGCGTTCGCGCAGTGCCATCCGCTGGAGAACATCATCGTGGATCCGGAATGGCGGCGCGCGATGGTGCCGGTCCATGTGAAGCGTGCCCTCGCGGAACTGGGTGGCGCCTCACGGGAGGCAGCGGCGTGAGAGCCCGGCAGGCACCCCACGCGATCCGGAACACGGGAACAACGGACGGGCTGATCGTGTCGTTCAGTACGATGCCGCACGCGGAGGGCGGCACGATTCGCGAGCATCTGCTCGGCTGAGCCACATGCCCGAAGCATCGCTCTAACCCCGGAAGCATCGAAACCATGCGACATCCTGCACTTCTGCTCCTGCTGCTGGCGATCACCGTCGCGGCACCGGCCGCTGCGCAGCAGCGCCAGCTCACGGCCGACGACTACGCGCGCGCCGAGCGCTTCCTCGCGCCGAACACGGTCCCGCTCGTAACCGGCCTGGCAGGCTCGCCCGCCTGGCTCGAGGCCGGCCGCTTCTGGTACCGCACCACGACGCAGGACGGCGTCGCATTCATGCACGTCGACGCGGAGCAGGGCACGCGCACCCAGGCGTTCGACCAGCCGCGACTCGCCGCAGCCCTGGCAGCGGTGACAGGCGGACGCGTCGGGCTGGACCGGGTGCCGTTCCAGTGGATGGAACTGTCCAGGGACGGTCGCTCGATCACGTTCCGGATCCAGGGCTCCACGTTCGCCTGCGACCTGCAGCGCTACACGTGCGTCGCGGAGGAGCAGAGCAGCAACGGCCGTGCGGCGCCGCCCAGCTCGAGCGTCTCGCCCGACGGCCGCTGGGCCGCGTTCATCCGCGATTACAACCTGTGGGCACAGGAGCTCGCAACGGGCCGCGAGATCCAGCTCACGACCGACGGTGTCGAGGACTTCGGCTACGCGACGAACAACGCCGGCTGGACGCACGGCGACGACCCCGTCCTGACGTGGTCGCCCGACTCGCGCAGCATCGCGACGTTCCAGCATGACAGCCGCGGTGTCGGTGACATGGTGCTCGGTTCGACCACGGTCGGTCGACCGGAAAAGATGGAATGGGCATACCCGATCCCGGGCGACAGCGTCGTCTTTCGCATCCACCGCGTCGTCATCAACGGGATTGGCGAAGGCTCACCACAGGTCGTGCGGCTGCAGATGGAGCCCGATGTGCACCGCTCGACCGTGACCGACCACGTCGCATGCAGCGGCGGCACCGTCTGCGACCTGCAGTGGTACGACGACGGCTCGCATATCGCGTTCATCTCCAGCTCACGCGACCACAAGCAGGCATGGCTGCGCATTGCGGATGCGCGCACCGGTGATGTGCGCACGGTGCTGCACGAGCAGAGCAGCACGCAGATCGGCGATGCGTCGCTGAGCGAGGACCTGTGGACGGTCCTGCCGGAATCCAACGAGGTGATCTGGTGGTCACAGCGCGACAACTGGCTGCACCTGTACCTGTATGATCTGCGCACCGGTGAGCTGAAGAACCGGATCACGACCGGCGACGGCAACGTCACGGACATCCTGCACGTCGACGAGGACGCGCGCACCATCTGGTTCATGGCTCAGGGCAGGGACCCGCAGCGGGATCCATACTTCCGCCACCTGTACCGCATCGGCTTCGACGGCCGCAACGAGCAGCTGCTTACGCCCGAGAACGCAAACCACGACGTCGCACTCTCCGCCGACGGTCGCTGGATCGTCGATACGTACTCGACGCCCGACACGCCGCCCGTCACCGTGCTGCGCGACGGCAATGGCCGCGTCGTGCAGGAGCTCGAGCGCGCGGATATCTCGCGCCTGCTCGCGACCGGCTGGAAGCCGCCGACACCGATCCGCATGAAGGGGCGTGACGGCACGACCGACATCTACGGCCTGATGTACACGCCGACCACGCTCGACTCGGCGGCGAAGTACCCGATCGTCAACCGGATCTACCCGGGCCCGCAGGCCGGCAGCGTCGGCACGCGCAGCTTCTCGCCCGCCCGCGGCGACAACCAGGCCCTCGCCGAGCTCGGCTTCGTCGTGGTCGAGATCGACGGCATGGGCACGCCCGGCCGCTCCAAGGCGTTCCACGACACCTACTACGGCGACATGGGCGACAACACGCTGCCGGACCAGATCACCGGCATGCGCCAGCTCGCCGAGCGCTACCCCTTCATCGACATCGAGCGCGTCGGCATGTGGGGCCACTCCGGCGGCGGCTTCGCGACCGCGGCCGCCATGCTGCGCTACCCCGATTTCTTCGACGTCGGCGTCGCGCAGTCCGGCAACCACGACAACCGCAACTACGAGGACGACTGGGGCGAGCGCTACCACGGCCTGCTCGTCCCGCAGGGCTCGAGCGACAACTATGCCGAGGAAGCCAACCAGACCCACGCCGCCAACCTCCGCGGCAAGCTCCTCCTCGCGCACGGGGGCATGGACGACAACGTCCCGCCCTACAACACGTACCTGGTCGTGGACGCGCTGATCAAGGCGAACAAGGACTTCGACCTGCTGATCTTCCCGAACGCCCGGCACGGCTACGGCGCGGACAACAACTACATGATGCGACGCCGCTGGGATTACTTCGTCCGGCACCTGCTGGATGCTGAGCCGCCGGCCGAGTACCTGATTGGCGGATCACGCTGATTTTTTCTACCACGGAGGACACTGAGGACACAGAGCAGAAGTGCCGTAACGGCGTCGGCATCGAAACATCCGTTTAGTAGTAGTACTTCGCGGCATCGTAGCCGGCGACCCTCCGGTCACGCTACGACGCCGCGAAGCACACTTACAACAAAAAAATGCATCCCGGGCGTGGGGCATACGGCATCACCGCGACCGAAAAACTCCGTGTTCTCTGTGTCCTCCGTGGTAGAAAAAAATGCCAGCGATCGATCTGAGGAAAGCCCAGCCAGGTGACGAAGCAACCATCCTGCAATTCATCCGCGGCCTCGCCGAATACGAGCGGCTCGCCCACGAATGCATCGCCACCGAAGCGGACCTGGCCCGCTCCGTCTTCAGTGAGCGCCCGGAAGCCGAGGTCGTCCTCGCATACGCTGACAACGAACCCGCCGGCTTCGCCCTCTTCTTTCACAACTACTCGACCTTCCTCGCCAGGAAGGGACTGTACCTGGAAGACCTGTTCGTGCTGCCCGAGCACCGAGGCAAGGGAATCGGCCTCGCGCTGCTGCGTGAGCTCGCGCGCATTGCCGTGGAACGCAACTGCGGCCGCATGGAATGGGCAGTGCTCGACTGGAACCAGCCCGCGATCGACTTCTACGAAAGACTCGGCGCCCGCGCGATGGACGAGTGGAAGGTCTACCGTTTGACCGGCAATTCATTGACGAGCCTCGCGGCGCCCGGGAAGCCGTGACATGAGGCGCCGTGCCGGCGTCACGAGCAGGCAAACAAGAAAATCCTCCGCGCCTTCCGCGCCTCCGCGGTGAAACTCCTCTGTGGCCTCAGTGCGCTCCGTGGTAGACAAAACGAACGGGCGGTGCCGACAAAGACACCGCCCGGGCGAGGACCTCAGTTCCTCACCATCCGTTTC
This window encodes:
- a CDS encoding amidohydrolase, yielding MSRCIAASRRRFVLSVLAGALVTAAAPAAAHAQNSSPLHAHVDAAAARVNDRVVAWRRDIHQNPELGNREFRTAKLVADHLRSLGLEVQTEIAHTGVVGMLRGGRPGPLVALRADMDALPVTEMVDLPFASKVRTEYNGQEVGVMHACGHDNHVAILMGVAEVLAGMKADLPGDVMFIFQPAEEGAPAGEEGGAALMLEEGLFAQEKPAAVFGLHVTPLPVGTIAYRAGGIMAASDTWRMVVRGKQTHGAYPWGGVDPIVTASQIVLGLQTVVSRQSDLTKAPAVVTVGQFTGGLRSNIIPDTVVMVGTIRTLDPEMRTDVHERVRRTAEHIAASQGATVDVDINLGYPVTFNDPELTAWALPTLQRVTGGKAIERPAVLGAEDFSYYAQETPGLFVWLGITPEGQDPATAASNHSPLFFADEAALPVGVRALANLAVDYMSAHGNTTSQEE
- a CDS encoding GNAT family N-acetyltransferase; its protein translation is MPAIDLRKAQPGDEATILQFIRGLAEYERLAHECIATEADLARSVFSERPEAEVVLAYADNEPAGFALFFHNYSTFLARKGLYLEDLFVLPEHRGKGIGLALLRELARIAVERNCGRMEWAVLDWNQPAIDFYERLGARAMDEWKVYRLTGNSLTSLAAPGKP
- a CDS encoding multicopper oxidase domain-containing protein, translating into MRQSSVPLLSDLLERVERRFSRRTFLAGLPVAAAAAAACNPRAGRQQAPGADQQPDAGSFNSSSRLDTAIVGDHDPLTSANVDPATIPYRRYDPELPPPSDQRTHQVHWRAQEVPVRVSNNMVVAAWTFEGDVPGPILRVRQGDTVEFTLTNEGEVAHSMDFHAAQVDPKVAFRSVAKGQSVSFTFQPKYAGAFMYHCGTAPVLMHIGTGMYGALIVDPPEPLPEAREFVLVQSEYYLGENTGGIVPLDYRKMMATLPDMVVFNGRPDQYVREPLTVNVGDRVRFYVVSAGPTHPCAFHVVGEQFDTVWLGAPPNNPLTGVQTFNVPAGGGMVFEMIADVPGE
- a CDS encoding nitroreductase; translated protein: MDVFDAIESRRSIKRFTDRPVSREDVLRLLEAFTRAPNHRMTQPWRFYVMGPEARRQYGMALGARKARKVEDPAAAQAVREKVAREQEAVPAMIAVTMVQDDNPEVREEDYAAIFMGLQNLSLAAEAMGLGTHIKTGAVMDDPDARGAAGVREGERIVALVHVGEPALVPDAKPRTDAGELTTWLN
- a CDS encoding FAD binding domain-containing protein, encoding MLRLHSYAYDRPKSLEEALRIIAANPGAAMPIAGGTDLMPNMKHQLFTPKRLVALRQIPELHGIRVENDELVIGAAETLTSISLHPLVRQHAPSLARAAGLVAGPQLRNMGTIGGNLCLDTRCTYYNQTYFWREALGFCLKKDGEVCHVTRVGKKCVAAHSADTPPALMTIGGVVDLASADGERSLPVAEFFVADGIENTLRGWNELVTRVRVPLAKPGTRATYVKLRQRASIDFPLLSIAVAGDFEGDVVRDLRIVVSALGSRPRQLSGLEKIAAGQRLTAEVVDAVAERAFAQCHPLENIIVDPEWRRAMVPVHVKRALAELGGASREAAA
- a CDS encoding DPP IV N-terminal domain-containing protein; this encodes MRHPALLLLLLAITVAAPAAAQQRQLTADDYARAERFLAPNTVPLVTGLAGSPAWLEAGRFWYRTTTQDGVAFMHVDAEQGTRTQAFDQPRLAAALAAVTGGRVGLDRVPFQWMELSRDGRSITFRIQGSTFACDLQRYTCVAEEQSSNGRAAPPSSSVSPDGRWAAFIRDYNLWAQELATGREIQLTTDGVEDFGYATNNAGWTHGDDPVLTWSPDSRSIATFQHDSRGVGDMVLGSTTVGRPEKMEWAYPIPGDSVVFRIHRVVINGIGEGSPQVVRLQMEPDVHRSTVTDHVACSGGTVCDLQWYDDGSHIAFISSSRDHKQAWLRIADARTGDVRTVLHEQSSTQIGDASLSEDLWTVLPESNEVIWWSQRDNWLHLYLYDLRTGELKNRITTGDGNVTDILHVDEDARTIWFMAQGRDPQRDPYFRHLYRIGFDGRNEQLLTPENANHDVALSADGRWIVDTYSTPDTPPVTVLRDGNGRVVQELERADISRLLATGWKPPTPIRMKGRDGTTDIYGLMYTPTTLDSAAKYPIVNRIYPGPQAGSVGTRSFSPARGDNQALAELGFVVVEIDGMGTPGRSKAFHDTYYGDMGDNTLPDQITGMRQLAERYPFIDIERVGMWGHSGGGFATAAAMLRYPDFFDVGVAQSGNHDNRNYEDDWGERYHGLLVPQGSSDNYAEEANQTHAANLRGKLLLAHGGMDDNVPPYNTYLVVDALIKANKDFDLLIFPNARHGYGADNNYMMRRRWDYFVRHLLDAEPPAEYLIGGSR